The genomic region GTCATGTACTACATTCTACACTGAGGTAGTTCAGAATGTAGTATGTTCTGGGGTGTCAGACCTCTTAGAGTTGCAATACTTTATGTGGTTTCTTTTATGGAAATGACTATGGGAAATACAGAGGTTAGATAGAAGGGCCTTAGATAATACATCATTTAATATAATCTATTTCTATGGCTCAGACAGAGTGGCCAAGACAAGGCTCAAATCCCCGTTGCCAGGGGGATGTGTGGTATGGAGTGGGCAACGCTACTACTAGGCCAGACTCCTGTACTCTCTTGGTGCATTTCCACtgaggatttaccccagtgttttaccaaAAAGGCTCTGACTTTTCTGTTTCCAACTACGTGGGCCGGTATCCGTGTCTCACTAGCTCATAGGTTCGACAGACCTGCTCTGACTTGTAGCCAAGGCAAGGCCTGGCTACATTTCAGCTGGCATTTACATAGCAAAGGCTAACTGTGAATTTGACCACGTTCTCAAAAaagcaacagtcttgaatgatgtagaggttgttgattctgctTGCCACAAGTCTTTGGTGTCACACTCATGATGGAAACATAATAACACTGGAGCTAACAGTAACATTAAATACTGGTGACATCCTTGTGTCGGGGTAAGTCTAGATGGATAAGCACCATCTGTGGTTTCTGAGCTGACCACTGGCATGGTGTAGCTAATGGTTAAGACGTTGGTTTTGGGAGAGAGACAACAGTGATACGAATCTCACCAGTTACCCCTCTTCTTAACAGATATTAGATTAGATGAGTTTATTAGTCAAATGCACAGGGTCGCAGATGTAATCGCAGGgtccagtgaaatgcttatgctcCGAGCTCCGGCCTGGACAATTCCAGTCCtctggggcctgattggtgtcagaccttccccccatccctagcaaacacacctgatttaaaCGAATTTAAGTtttaactgaagatcatgattagttgattattggtgacaccaatcaggcctccaAGAACTGGAGTTGCCCAGGCCTGCACAAGGCagtgtctgccccccccccccatggacaTTTAACATTAATACAGTTGTAAATAATTAATTTGGACATTTTGGATGTGAAATTCATCTTGAAATACAACTCTGAGCACACAATAAATCACTCAGTAATAAATTGCTGGGTGGGTATGTGTGATATCTCTGAGTAAATGGCTGTGAACTCACTTCTGTGCTTCTCTCTCAAACGACCacttcctcctctgttctccctcctcctcagtctAACGAATGTGAAACTGATCTCTGGCTCTAAAGTTCCACTCCACTCTgtacatttctctctctgtctgtcagtcacgtCCAAGGTCATCATGGACATTCTCCTGTCTTGGGACCGAGTGTCTATTGTCATCATGCTGTTCTTTGTCTGTACAGGTAAGCTACAGTGGATGACCAtagtacagtgtgtatgtatgtgtgtacctgcctgcctgtgttcGGTTTGCATTCTTATTTCTTACACATACTGTCCTTTAAAGTAAAGTACTTAAAACATTGTCTTTGTTGTTTTCTGTCCCATAGAGTCAGCAGGTGACTCAACAAAATATCTGAAAAACAAATCAGCTTCTTTGGGAGAAATTGTTACTTTGGTTTGCAATAACTCAGAGACAAATGCATCATACATCTGGAAGAAGGACACAGTTCTTATTTTCTCTCATAGTGGCACAAAGAATAAATCTGAAAGAAAATTCCCCTCTGACAGGATGAGTGTTGATCCACCTACAAAGCTGACTATCTTTAATGTAGAGTTAAATGACACCGGGAGCTACAGCTGTCAAATAACAGATGATCAAATTGGTGTACGGACAATGGAGTGGAATTTGACCATCACTAATAACCTCACAGGTAATGGAAAAGTAATGTTCTGTTTATACTGTAACATGTGGAGAAGAAACTGTATTCTGTAATGCtagatataaatatgcacatttctGAAGTTGAATTTTGACGAACAAAAATGTCAATTATTGTGATAATTATTGCAAACAATCAAAACGGAATGTTATAATGTTATTATTTGGTTATTATCTCCCAATTGTTTATTATATTGATATAAAGAAAAATAATATAACACTTGTTCTAGAATTTTGAGACTTTCCTGAAAATCCCAATTGTTTCTGTCTTAACACAGATCATGCTGAATATAACCTACGGAGGTTATTGCTCTTCACAATTCCATCTGCTATTGGAGGAGTGGTTCTCTGCATTAACATCTGTTGTATGGTCTGGCTGTGTAGGTGAGTAGCTCAAAGTAGTCTACCTAAGAGCTCAGTTCAATCACATTTGCATTGCCTATAGCACTGTGGTCCAATGTTGTGTTTGTAGTTGATTAGGAGTTATAGTTTCAATCATATGCCTAATTCATGTTACCTTGTTTCTGCAGGAAACGAATTCCGGAACAGACAAGTCATTGTGATAGGCACGGAGAGGTAAGTAGCTTAATTCAGATGGGTTgggttaaaacttcttatggctgcaggggcagtattgagtagcttggatgaaaggtgcccagaggtgcccagagtaaacggcctgctcctcagtcccagttgttaatatatgcatattattagtagtattgaatagaaaacaccctgcagtttcaaaaactgtttgaatgtctgtgagtataacagaacacatatggcaggcaaaaacctgagaagaaatccaaacaggaagtgagaaatctgagttTGGCaaattttcaacccagcccctactGAAtgcacagtgggatattggttatgttgcacttcctaatgcttccactagatgtcaaccatctttagaaacttgaatgaggcttctactgtgatgtggggctggatgagagctctttgagtcagtggtctggcagagagccaggtcctggtcatgTGCATTTCACATaatagcgacctgcgttccatggcttttctacagacaatggaattctccggttggaacgttattgaagatttatgataaaaacatcctaaagattgattgtaTACTTAGTTTtaaatgtttctacgacctgtaatataactttttgaagttttcatcCGACATTcggctggacctgcacgagcgtttggatttgtgtactaaacaccctaacaaaagtagctacttggacataaataatggacattatcgaacaaatcaaacatttattgaacTAGGATTTCTGacagtgcattctgatgaagatcatcaaaggtaagggaatatttataatgttatttctgatttctgttgactccaacatggcggataatttCTTTTTTCTGAGCGCAGTTCTCAGATTATTGCTTTTTccgtagttttttttttaaaatctgacacagcggttgcattaaggagaggtaaatctatatttccatgtctaacaattgtattttaatcaacatttattatgagtatttctgtaaaatgatgtggctctttgcaatatcaccggatgtttttggaactagtgaacataaCAAGCCAAtgtaaactgttttttttttaaatataaatataaactttatcaaacaaaacatacatgtattgtgtaacatgaagtcctatgtgtgtcatctgatgaagatcatcaaaggctaGTGATTAATGTTATCTCTaattgtgctttttgtgactcctctctttggctggaaaaatggctgtgtttttctgtgactaggtgcttaCCTAACATAACCGTTTGGTGtactttcgccgtaaagcctttttgaaatcagacactgtagCTGGATTAACGaaaagtttatctttaaaattgtgTAAAATAGTTCCACAATCCCATtcccacaataaatgtttgatttgttcgataaagtccatcatttatgtacaaatacctcctttttgttaacTCACGATGAGCAGGCAAGTCCATGTGAAAGTTTTGACGAAAATTATATCTCAGTTTATAGAAACATGTCacacgaagtatagaatcaatctttatgatgtttttattatgaatcttcaataatgttccaaccggagaattcctttgtctgtagaaatgcaatggaacgcaagccaACTATCACGTGAACGCGCGTggtcagctcatggcactctgccaggcCTCTTACTCAATCCCTTCTCATTCGCCtgcacagtagaagcctcaaacaagattctaaagactgttgacatctagtggtagCCTTAGGAAGTgtaatatgaccccatagacactgtgtattcgataggcaatgagttgaaaaactacaaacctcagatttcccacttcctggttggatttttttctcaggtttttgcctgccatattttgcctgccatatgagttctgtcatggcattctgccagacccctgattcaaacagctcttattcaccccccccttcatagtagaagcctgaaacaacgttttaaagactgttgacatctagtggtagccgtaggaagtgcaatatgaccccatagacactgtatatcacttgaaaaactacaaaacttagatttcccacttcctggttggatttttttctcaggtttttgcctgccatatgagttatgttatactcaaagacatcattcaaacagttttagaaaactagtgttttctatccaaatctactaataatatgcatatattagcaacaggcagtttactctgggcaccttattcacccaagctactcaatactgcccccccagtcccaaagaagttttaaagAGGGATTATTAAtaagccttgagaaaattgtGACATTGATTGTTCACAGTTGAAGCCGGAAGataacattcacctcagtcaaatacatttaaacccagtttttcacaattcctgacatttaatcctcgtaaaaattccctgttttaggtcagttagaatcaccacttcgttttaagaatgtgaaatgtcagaataatagtagagagaattacttatttctttcatcacattcccagtgggtcagaacttttcatactgtcacgacttccgccgaagttggtctctctccttgttcgggtggtgttcaggcggtcgacgtcaccgtccttctagccatcgctgatacatttttcattttccattggttttgtcttgtcttccatcacacctggtttcaatcccatcaattacatgttgtgtatttaaccctctgtttcccctcaagACTTTGTCTGTGATTTTTTGTTGTATGTTTTGTGCAAGTCATGTTCTGGTGTGCAACGGGTTTTGTACCCTTTTATATTATTTTTGTATGTACTGGTTTTCGGAGTCTGTTTATAACAACTTCACTCTCCTGCACCTGAtttccctgccaccagcacgcacccattacacatacagtcaattagtatttggtagcattgcctttaaatgttttaacttggatcaaacgtttcaggtagcctttcacaagcttcccacaataagccaCCAGCATGCACCCATTACAGAATCACGGACCCatttatggagtcagcaggacaAGGTACCCCGGCCATAGAGGTGGAGGAGCGCGTCAAGGAGCGTGCAGCAATACTTCACCATCTTGGTATCGCCATGGACTGCGTTGTCCAGAAAATGGACGGCTGGGAGAGACAGGCAGTTCTTCTagcgcctccaccagcacaaccgaGGTCTCTCCTGAGCTCCCATGTTCCATCTGGTTCCAGTGGGATtcgtctctctctgctccaggaCAGAGAGGCTGCGGGCTGCCTGGGGTTCCTACTTCAACTGGAGCTATACCTGGCCACCGCCCGGCTCAATCGGGCCAtgagagggtgtccgccctcgtctcatgcctcaccgggaaagccctggagtggtcAAATGccatgtggagagagggagatgcggcattggaccagtttgaggagttcacccacTGTTTCCGGGCAGTCTTCGACAACATGCCCGCGAGTCGAACGGCAGGTGAATGCCTCGACCAtttgaggcaggagacgaggagcaccCAGGAGTTCGCACTGGAGTTTAGGACCCTGGATGCCGGCGCGGGATGGAAAAACATGGCCCTAATCGACCATTACAGCTGCAGTCTGCGCAAGGACgttcgtcgggagctggcctgcagAGACACAACCCTCACATTTGACCAGCTGGTGGAtctgtccatccggctggacaacctgctggctactcGCAGACATTCAGATTGGGGTCTGGTGGTTCCATCCTCTCGCACCCCTTCTCCgatacccatggagctgggaggggcggTGCGCAGGGAGGCCAGATGGGGTTCCCgctcgtgcaccatctgtggccgcagaggtcacactgccagTCGGTGCTGGGTTGGTTCCTCTAAgaatcgaggcagcaggcagagtgctctggcgtcaccccaggtgagccggcaccattctcacccagagccctctaTTGCACAAATGTTTGTGTTTGGcacttttcctgagttttccccgcattcccagcatatggcgctcgtcgattcaggtgtggctgggaatttcattaatagagcccatagtttagggatccccattgttcccgTGGATGTGCCCTTCCCTGTtcacgccttagatagtcgatcattagggtcagggttgattagGGAGGTCACTGCTCCTTtgggcatggtgacgcaggggatcATATGGAGAGAATTtgtcttttccttattgactcTCCTGCATTTCCCATGCTGCTtcgcctaccctggttagcttgtcataaccccactgtttcttggccacagagggctctcatggGGTGGTCGTGAGAGTGCTCAGGTAAGTGTTTAGGGGTTTCAGTTGGGgctactacggtggagagtccagaccaggtctccaccgtgcgcattccctgtGGATATGCTGATTTGTCTCTCGCCTTCTTTTTGGAGAAAAGAAGGCGAGAGCCCCCTCATCGATGGGGAGATTGTGcaatagatctcctggtagacgctggtACTTCCCAGGCGTCATGTGTATCCCCTCTCACatgtgtatcccctctctctggagacggaggctatggaaacatatgtctccgaatccctgtgTCAGGGGTACATTTGGTCCTCCACTTCACCtacctcctcgagtttcttttttgtgaagaaggagagaggtctgcgcccgtgtattgactatcggggtcttaatcagatcactgtgaggtatagttaccctctacctctcatAGGCACAGCGatagagtcaatgcacggggcgcgcttcttcacgaAACTAGATCTCAAGAATTCTGGTGCGTATCCGAGAGGGAGACGAGTGAAAGACGGCttttagtaccacctcagggcactatgagtacctcgtcatgccgtacgggttgatgaatgcgccatcattcttccaagcctttgtagatgagattttcagggacctgcacaggCAGGATGTGGTGGTGTCtattgatgacattttgatatactctgctacacgcgctgagcatgtgtccctggtgcgcaaggtgcttggttGCCTGTTGGAGCATAATCTGTACATTAAGGCTGAGAAGTGCTTGTTCTTTCAACATTCTGTCTCCTTCCTaaggtatcgcatttccacctcagggatggagatggagagtgaccgcatttcagccatgcgtaattggccgactcccaccacgggaaaggaggtgcagcgatttttagggtttgccaactactaccagaggtttatcctgggttttggtcaggtaATGACTcacattacctcactgctgaaggggggcccgatgcgcttgcagtggtcagctgaggaGGACGGGGCTTTTAGTCACcagagggctctgtttacctcggctcccgtgttggcccatccggatccctctttgtcgtttatagtggaggtggacgcgtccgaggctgcgATAGGAGCTGTGCTGTCTCAGCGCTCGGATACGCGactgaagctccgcccctgtgccttcttctcgaagaagctcagcccggcggagtgaaactatgatgtgggggaccgggagctttTGGCTGTTGTCAAGGCCTTGAAGCGTGgcgacattggcttgagggggcaaGACATCCTTTTCTAATCTAGACTGACCACtgtaatctggagtacatccgggcggcgaggagactgaaccctcgccacgcaaggtgggccatgtttttcccCTGTTTTGTTTTGaccctttcttacagaccaggctcccagaacttTAAGGCAGGCAcattgtcccggctgtatgacacagaggagcggcccatggaacCCATTCCCATACTCCCTGCCTCTTGACTGGTGGTgacggtagtgtgggagctggacgcggacattgagcaggtgtcacgtgcagagcccgctcccctccagtgtccagCTGGTTGTCTGTATGTTCCGTCTACTGTCCGCGACcggctgatctattgggcccacaccgtcaccctcctctggtcatcctgggatcagTTGGACGGTGCACTGTCTTAGtgagaagtactggtggcccactttggctaaggatgtgagggtttatgtttactcctgctcggtgtgcgcccagtgtaaggctcctaggcacctgcccagaggtaagttacaacAAATTACCCGTTCCACAATGGACGTGGTCGCACCTGTCTGTAGATTTCCTGACCAAtctcctggtcgttgtggatagtttttctaagtcctgtcgtctccatcctttgcccggtctccctacggctctACAGACTGCGGAGACCTTGTTTACACATGTCTtctggcactacggggtgcctgagaaTACaatgtctgatcggggtccccagttcacgtcgagGATCTGGAGTGCGTTCATGGAAAGTCTGgcggtctcggtcagccttacgtcaggttttcaccccgagagtaacagggaggtggagagagttaaccaggatgtgggtaggtttctgaggtcttattTCCGGGACCTGCCAGGGGAGTGGGCAGCgatcgtgccctgggcagagatggcccagaactcactccgccactcctccactaacctctctcccttccagtgtTTATTGAGGTATCAGCcagttctggctccttggcatcagagtcagaccgatgCTCCTGCGGTGGATGACTGGTTCCGGCACGCAGAGGAAACATGGGACTCCGCCTTTGTCCTCCTTCAGCGCCGTGCTGCGCCTTTCTGGCGCAGActgtcaccgcagtgaggccctgttgttcgcaccaggggaccgggtctggctctcgacccaaaacctccccctccgcctgccctatcggaagctgggtccgcagtttgtggggccatttaaagtcctgaggagagtgaacgaggtttgttacaggttacagcttccccccgattaccgcattaacccctcgttccatatgtctctcctcaggccggtggtggctggcctgCTCCAGgaatctgaggtgcgggaggATCCATATTCTActaatatgcatattattagtagaattggatagaaaacactttgacgtttctaaaactgtttgaatgatggctgtgagtataacagaacttgtaggttttcaaagcttggcctatcgaatatacagtgtctatggggtcattttTCACTTCATAAGGCTTCCATTacatgtcaaccgtctttagaaacttgtttgaggattctactataaaggaggggctcatgagacctgtttgagtcagtgatctagcagagtgccttggtctcatgatgCACGGTCAtgagagagttagctctcgttccattgcttttctgaagacataggaatgctccggttggaacattattgaacatttatgtaaaaaacatcctaaagattgattctataatTAGTTTGACAGGTCTCTACGGACTgttatataactttttgaacttttcatcTGACGTTCTGCTGGACCTGCACGCGCGTTTGGATTTGCCTACCAAATGCCCTAACAAAAGGatctatttggacataaatgatggacattatcgaacaaatcaagcatttattgaggacctgggattcctgtgagtgcattctaatgaagatcatcaaaggtatgtGAATATTTCTAATGATATTtttgactaatgttgactccacaatttgGCTTCTTTGTTGTCTGAAcactgttctcagattattgcatggttagTTTAAAAATAAattgacacagcggttgcattaaggagaagtatatctctaattccatgtataatagtcgtTACTATTACTGAaagtaacgcgccaatgtaaaatgagattttttaatataaatatgcactttaccGAAcaattgtgtaacatgaagtcctatgagtgttatctgatgaagatcttcaaaggatagtgattcattttatctctatttgtgctttttgtgactcctctctttggctggaaaaatggctgtctttattctgtggcttggtggtgatctaacataattgtttgtggagctttcgctgtaaagcattttttaaatcaaacactgtggctggattaacgagaatattatctttaaaatggtgccgaatacttgtatgtttgagaaatttgatttatgagatttatGCTGTTTCATATTTggtgccctgcaatttcattggctagCGGAACCCCTGTCTCAAACAGGTTTTAACATGTCTATTTTTGAAAGCATTCTTACTTTAAAGCATTTTTTCACACCTGACTAAAGTTTTTGCACAGTAAAAGCATTGAAATAGATATTTACACTGACCCCTGCATACCCAGTGGTCCCCCTGCTGTTCAACACCCCTATGTAGTTTCTATGGAGACCACTAGAGGTCCCTATCTCACAGGTTAGGATCCTCTATTCTAGGACCTAGGGTCCATTTCAGCAGTTTTAAGTACCTTTGCTTTGGTCTATGAACACAAGACTGATGAATGCAATATGTCTAACGGGAGTGTTATTTTACCTGTTCTACAGTATTGTCTCATATCAGTGCAGATTAATGGAAGGAAGTTCAGATTAACCAATCATACAGCTGTTACTGAGGCAGAATTTGACAAGCCTTTCACCATTGTTATTGATGGTACCACAGGCAGTGTTACCACAGCCTGTTCACAATCTCCGTTATCGGCTCCAACCTTGGCATTCAAATGTCCCGTTATCATGATCACATCATGTTGTGGGACCTTGGATACTGCTTGTTGTAGCTGCTCCTACCAGTCATGCTTGCCCACCTCCTCTGCCTCATTGGTGGGGTCATAGCATTGCAGGTTGGTGAACTTGCAGTCCATGGAGTCAAGTCTTGCTTAATGATGGGTTCCCATTCCAAGAGTAATTTGGCAGTTGTTATACTGATAATGAGGGCTACAACACTAGAACAATCCTTTCCTGAATAGAGTATTGTTGAGCCATTGCTTGTCACCTTGGGTCCAGAACCAGTCCACTTGCTTTCTCTTTAACACAGGATGTCCATGTTGTACCTGTCCATATCTCTGTAAACGTGAGATGAGTTTGAAGGTTCAAACATGGTGGGGACTGTAGATTTGGTCCCTAGAAAGCTCCTGATTTCCCGGGTAGGGCTTTCATCTGAATCTGTCATACTGCATATCGGTTGGCTGAAGTTTTGTGTTGTGTCCCTTGTTGTAGTTTTCAAAGTTGTTGCAGTTTCTGTAACAATTTGTGTTTTTTGGTAGCCCCACACCCAACCCCCAACCAGGAGGGCCAGGTGTTGTGTTTAGTCAGGCCTGGAACCTGCCAGGCATGGTTGAACCTGCCTGGGGCCAAAACCCCACCGGTATAGCTTTCAGGATCACTGAAACATGCAATCTTCCCCAAAGTCAGTCAGGTCAGGTGAGGCATTTCATTATCCTGGGACCAACTGAAACCAACGTCAAACCGAAGAAATTCCCCAGTCTGCCCCCAGTCTCTTTATGTTGCATCTCTTGATAATGTCATTCAACGTTTCTTGTTTTCTTAGGTGCAGCAGGAATGCAATGAAGATATGATTTATGAAAACTGTCTAGCTACAGATGCTGTCAACATGGACCCACAACACTGAGAGAAAATGAGGCAGATtaaacaggaggagaacagagaacgTGACTGAGGGGTGGAGGTGTGGGTGAGAAAATGTATAGCATTTCTATTTCAGACATTGACCAACTGATAACAACAGTGCTGAGGTGATGGAAATAATGTATATGGACATAATTTGTACCAGAGCATGAGAGACAGATGCGTCTCTGTACTATATAGTCAAAAGGTGGTGCTCAGGGGTTTAGGACTGGTTAGACTGTTGTGGGCTAGGATTTGCATAGAAGATGGAAAGCTAAGCCTTGTTTACAGAAAAATTAAATTATTTTTATCTATG from Oncorhynchus masou masou isolate Uvic2021 chromosome 29, UVic_Omas_1.1, whole genome shotgun sequence harbors:
- the LOC135519119 gene encoding uncharacterized protein LOC135519119, which produces MDILLSWDRVSIVIMLFFVCTESAGDSTKYLKNKSASLGEIVTLVCNNSETNASYIWKKDTVLIFSHSGTKNKSERKFPSDRMSVDPPTKLTIFNVELNDTGSYSCQITDDQIGVRTMEWNLTITNNLTDHAEYNLRRLLLFTIPSAIGGVVLCINICCMVWLCRKRIPEQTSHCDRHGEVQQECNEDMIYENCLATDAVNMDPQH